The DNA window CCGACGAGAAGTTCCCGCTGACCGGGCGGCCTCCCGCTGACTGGGCGGCCTCTTTCATCCCCGCAAGGAACGAGCGGGGAGTTGAACGGCGGAGGTTTTCAGAAGTCCTCCCACAGCACCGCAACCGCATCAGCCACTCCCTCCCCAGCCGATTCCTTCGCATTCGCTCAGTCATCCCTCACACGCTACGACGGAACGACGTGGCCGACCGCTGGCCACGTCGCCCCGACAGCGCGCGCCAGAGTAAAAGACGAGATTTGCTCGAATTTGGGCAGTCCACCTCGGCGTGTGCGACAGCAAGCCTTCGGCTATTGGGGCCGAAGGCTTGCGGGTTATCACGCGAGGGATGAGTACCGCAACGAAGTGAGGAACGCAATCGGTTGGGGAGGGTGTGGGTATCGCGGTGCTGTCTGTGTGGGTGGATTGAAAGGGGCCGCCCGCTCGCGCCTGCGTGGTCGGTGTGCGGGCAACTATTCTGGCCGAACGTGGCGGAGAGGCCAGAATATCTCGCACATCGACCGCGAGCGGGCGGGGGCTTTCGAGGACTGCTTCTCGATTGTTCCGATTCATCTGTTCCCAATCACAATTCGTAGCGGGCGGGGGCTTTCGAGGCATCAGCCATCCAACTATCGTCGTCCGAGTCGAAACCAAAACGAGTGAAACGTTCAGAGACGGATGGAACAGAATCCACCGATTTACATCGACGAAACCGATTCCTCGCTAGTCGGCGTGGAGGTCGAAGTAGAGGTCCGTCTCCTCGCTCGGAGCGGCCGCGGTCACGGCGGAAACGGAGACGGTCAGCACCAGACCGAGGAGCATGCCGACGACGGACGCGAGCCACCCGCCGTAGGTGTCCGGCACGAACGGCAGGAACACGCTGGCGAGGTAGAATACTTGACTGCCGAGAAGTCCGACGAACATCCCAGTTCGCGTCACCCGCTTCCAGTAGAGGGCGACGATGACGGGGAGCGCGAGTTGGGCGAATCCGCCGAAGGCCGTCGAACCGATGGTCATGATGGTGCCGGGGGTGTACAGGCTGGCGACGAACGCGGCGATTGCGAAGACGGCGACGCCGATGCGTCCGAGGGTGTCCTCCCAGCTATCGCTGGCGTTCGGATTGACGAACGGGCGGTAGAGGTCGCGGGTGAAGTACGAGGACCCGGAAAGGAGCATCGAGTCCGACGAAGACATCATCGCGGCCATGGCACCCGCGATGACCAGCGCGGCGAACCACGCGGGGGCGTACTCGGAGAGCACGATGGGAAGGACGTTGCCGTTCTCCGGCACGTCGATGGGCAGGCCGCGCGCCCACGCGCCGAGCATGAACGCGGGGACGAACAGCAGGACGACGAGGATGGGCCACAGCGAGAACGTGCGCTTCAGGACTTTCTTCGACCGGGCGACGAAGAAGCGCTGGTTGACCTGCGGGAACATCGCCACGCCGAAGGCGATGCCGATGGCCTGCGAGAGCATCCACTGCGGGGAGTACGGCACGCCGCCGAGCGAGAGAAATTCGGGATTCGACTCGGCCATCCCCGCGGTTGCGGCGCTTATTCCGCCGAACTCGGTAAGCGCCCAGAGCGTGGCGGCCCAGACCATGACGAGCATGAACGCACCCTGTAATGTGTCGGTCCACGCGATGCCGCGCATGCCCGAGAGGACGACGTAGGCGATGATGAACACCGTCACGAGACCCGCGCCGACGGCGTAAGAGATGTCGCCGCCGGTCAGCGCTTCGAGCGCGGTTCCGGCCCCGACCTGCTGAAGCATGACGTAGGGGAACAGCCAGAAGAGACTGATTGCGGCGACGAGGCCGCGGAGTGCGGGCGACCCGAACCGGTCGCCGAGCATCTCGCCGAGCGTGACGTAGCCGTGTTCGCGCCCGAGGAGCCACTGCTTGTAGCCGACGACGTACCAGAGGACGGCGAACAGCACGCCGTCCATCAAT is part of the Haladaptatus paucihalophilus DX253 genome and encodes:
- a CDS encoding sodium:solute symporter family protein, translated to MSDTTLQLGIIGGYLVLSLLIGLLAYRLTDRTAEDYYLASRTFGTVVLLFTTFATLLSAFTFFGGPNVAYGSGPEWILVMGLMDGVLFAVLWYVVGYKQWLLGREHGYVTLGEMLGDRFGSPALRGLVAAISLFWLFPYVMLQQVGAGTALEALTGGDISYAVGAGLVTVFIIAYVVLSGMRGIAWTDTLQGAFMLVMVWAATLWALTEFGGISAATAGMAESNPEFLSLGGVPYSPQWMLSQAIGIAFGVAMFPQVNQRFFVARSKKVLKRTFSLWPILVVLLFVPAFMLGAWARGLPIDVPENGNVLPIVLSEYAPAWFAALVIAGAMAAMMSSSDSMLLSGSSYFTRDLYRPFVNPNASDSWEDTLGRIGVAVFAIAAFVASLYTPGTIMTIGSTAFGGFAQLALPVIVALYWKRVTRTGMFVGLLGSQVFYLASVFLPFVPDTYGGWLASVVGMLLGLVLTVSVSAVTAAAPSEETDLYFDLHAD